The sequence below is a genomic window from Flectobacillus major DSM 103.
AAGCCTCCCTATATTGTTAATTTCTAGCATTTCTATCATAATTTGCCTGATATGCTCGTGGGTTTTTCCCAAAACCAATAGGCCATTTTTAGATAATACCAAAATCTTTTTCATAGTAACCATTTCAGGACTATTGAAAAAATCTTTTCCCAAAAAATCTTCCGAAAATTGGATGACAATCGAACTGGGCTTTTGTTGGGCATACGCCTGATAAAATGAGTCATCTGCCTTGAATAAGTGAGGTATATTTTTCCCGATAAAGGCAATTTCGCCTTCCTGATAATCAGAAAAACTATTCCCAATAAATTTTTTACCGAAACCTCTTTCACAAAATACCAATTCATATTCTTCATGAAAATGCCAAGGTGTTTCAAAATAAGGCGACTCATAACGTTTGACAATAAACGAACTTCCTGCCGTAAGTGGAAGCTTCTGGAATACCGCATTTTTATGTGCTATCAAATTGGTCAAAATAGTATCGGTTAAAGTTGATTTGTGGTGGAAATATAGTATATAAAATAGGTTATTTGTGAAATAAATAATATTAAATATACAAAATTGATATAATACTGACTAGTGTAT
It includes:
- a CDS encoding AraC family transcriptional regulator; its protein translation is MTNLIAHKNAVFQKLPLTAGSSFIVKRYESPYFETPWHFHEEYELVFCERGFGKKFIGNSFSDYQEGEIAFIGKNIPHLFKADDSFYQAYAQQKPSSIVIQFSEDFLGKDFFNSPEMVTMKKILVLSKNGLLVLGKTHEHIRQIMIEMLEINNIGRLYKLFEIFMLLSNCDELQPISPSIISGININDSVKMNSVLDYTLQHFREDISIAQVAALSHLSASAFCRYFKSRTQKTFLGFVIEMRLNESRRLLRETNLSILEICYECGFKNLSNFNRLFRKQFQQNPMEFRRNQGL